Within Amycolatopsis sp. cg5, the genomic segment AAATGCAGCTCGCCCGCCAGGATTTTGGGCAGGAAGAAGGCTTTCTGCTCCTCGGTGCCGAACGCCTGCAGCGTCGGGCCGACCGTCTGCAGCGTCACCGACGGCAGCTGGACGTCGGCGCGCGCCGCCTCGTCGACGAACAGGTGCTGCTCGATCTCGCCGAACCCGCGCCCGCCGTACTCCTCCGGCCAGCCGACGCCGAGCCAGCCGTCGCGGCCCATCCGCCGCACGATCTCACGGTGCACGTCACCGTGCCGCTCGCGCCGCATCGCCTCGCGCTCCTCGGCGCTCACCAGCCCCGCGAAGTACGCGCGCAGGTCGTCGCGCAATTCCTGTTGCGCCGCGGTCAAATCCACTCGCATGGTCACACCAACTCGCCAATGCGGTCGAGACGGTGCGAGGCACCGCCGACGAACCGGGACAGGTCCTTGATCCCGGAGTAGTACCGGTGCAGCGGATAGGTCACGTCGACACCCAGCCCGCCATGCAGGTGCTGACAGGCCGCGAGCGCTTTCGGCGCCTCTTCGGCGAGCCAGTACGCGGCCACCTCGAGGTCCGTATCGGCGTCCAGGCCCTCGGAAAGCCGCCAAATCGCCGAAAGCGCGGCGAGATGCACGGTCCGCGAAGCGATGTAGACGTCGGCGATCTGCTGAGCCACGGCCTGGAATCTGGCCAGTGGCTTGCCGAACTGCTCCCGCGTGCCGACGTGGCTCGTGGTCAGTTCCAGCGCGCCGGCGAGCAATCCGTCCCCGAGCGCCACCGCGCCCGCGAGCGCGAACCGGTGCAGCGCGGCGAGCGCGCCGTCGGCGAGCAGGTCGTCCTCCGTGACACGGACGTCGGTGAGCACGACCGTGCATTCGGGACTTTCGCTCGCGTTGCGGGTCGGCACGA encodes:
- a CDS encoding acyl-CoA dehydrogenase family protein yields the protein MDFTPDATQAEITRLAATVLRRDPERPWQALAESGLLALALPAELDGDGLGLAEVALVLTEVGRAAAQAPALAALALGVLPIDRLGSPRQRADLLPAIASGAAVVTAALHEPSAPMTTRPSATAVPSDGAWSLSGTKTAVPYAETATAMLVPVTMAGGTAVFVVHPRASGVTLVPTRNASESPECTVVLTDVRVTEDDLLADGALAALHRFALAGAVALGDGLLAGALELTTSHVGTREQFGKPLARFQAVAQQIADVYIASRTVHLAALSAIWRLSEGLDADTDLEVAAYWLAEEAPKALAACQHLHGGLGVDVTYPLHRYYSGIKDLSRFVGGASHRLDRIGELV